In a single window of the Hoyosella subflava DQS3-9A1 genome:
- a CDS encoding DUF3151 domain-containing protein, with translation MSSFGDLLGPQPVYLPGDEEAESQLLNKADPEQVAADHPTASIAWAALAERALDAGENVTAYAFARTGYHRGLDQLRRHGWKGFGPVPWNHEGNQGFLRAVGALAHAAKAIGENDEYARCLDLLEDCDSQAAEQLGLG, from the coding sequence ATGAGTTCATTTGGTGATCTTCTCGGCCCCCAGCCCGTTTACCTTCCCGGCGACGAGGAAGCGGAGTCGCAGCTGCTGAACAAGGCTGACCCGGAGCAGGTGGCAGCCGACCATCCGACAGCCTCAATCGCGTGGGCCGCTCTTGCTGAGCGCGCCCTTGACGCTGGCGAGAATGTCACCGCGTACGCGTTCGCGCGCACCGGTTACCACCGTGGCCTCGATCAGCTTCGCCGCCATGGGTGGAAGGGATTCGGTCCCGTGCCCTGGAATCATGAGGGCAACCAGGGTTTTCTGCGTGCAGTCGGTGCCCTCGCGCACGCGGCAAAGGCGATCGGGGAGAACGATGAGTACGCGCGGTGCCTCGATTTGCTAGAGGATTGTGACTCGCAGGCGGCAGAACAACTTGGTCTCGGTTAG
- a CDS encoding FUSC family protein, protein MTRRRQNNLVSVRDADQIIRRAATTVAARLPQPLKDPVRRLVLSAVPILQCAIAAGLAWWVAKELVGNPEPFFAPIAAVVSLGLTLATRVRRVFELLAGVVVGIGVGDLLVMWIGTGPWQIALVVAMAMAVAVFVDGGPIITMQAATSGVLVATLLPPEDGLGFSRMADALVGGAVGILVVALVPTHPVRRARRDAGALLWVARDVLRQAAEGLEQSDAAVLEKALREARATQPGIDQLRGDLKAGRDISRLAPIYWGARERHRRIAETADPIDAALRNIRVLTRRALTLVKDGEKLNPKVVALVRDLGEATAVVRRMVIADPGQPPDEAEAARRLRTVARQARHEIVAGGGLSSGVVLAQARSVIVDLFQVCGMSRISALATLPPTVPHPAVEPDSEWDPDHKD, encoded by the coding sequence GTGACTCGCAGGCGGCAGAACAACTTGGTCTCGGTTAGAGACGCTGACCAGATCATCCGGCGTGCCGCGACAACAGTCGCGGCACGGCTCCCGCAACCGCTGAAGGACCCGGTCCGGCGGCTGGTGCTCTCCGCGGTCCCTATTCTGCAGTGCGCGATAGCAGCTGGGCTCGCATGGTGGGTGGCGAAGGAACTGGTCGGCAACCCGGAGCCGTTCTTCGCGCCTATCGCTGCGGTGGTCTCGCTGGGGCTGACGCTCGCGACACGTGTGCGTCGCGTGTTCGAACTTCTTGCGGGGGTGGTCGTTGGCATTGGGGTCGGCGATCTGCTTGTGATGTGGATAGGGACAGGACCGTGGCAGATCGCGCTGGTGGTCGCTATGGCGATGGCTGTCGCGGTTTTTGTGGACGGTGGTCCGATCATCACGATGCAGGCGGCGACGTCTGGCGTCCTGGTCGCTACGCTGCTGCCCCCAGAAGACGGTTTGGGATTCAGCCGCATGGCCGATGCTCTGGTGGGCGGGGCGGTGGGCATTCTTGTTGTCGCTCTGGTGCCCACCCACCCGGTGCGCCGGGCCCGGCGTGATGCTGGGGCGCTGCTATGGGTGGCACGGGACGTGCTACGCCAAGCGGCAGAAGGACTGGAGCAGTCCGACGCTGCCGTGCTGGAGAAGGCCCTGCGCGAGGCGCGGGCTACGCAACCAGGGATTGATCAGTTACGTGGTGATCTGAAGGCGGGCCGGGATATCAGCCGGTTAGCGCCGATCTACTGGGGAGCGCGAGAACGTCACCGCCGTATCGCGGAGACCGCCGACCCGATCGACGCTGCGCTGCGCAATATCCGCGTGCTCACGAGGCGGGCGCTGACACTTGTCAAAGACGGTGAGAAGCTAAATCCGAAAGTTGTCGCGCTGGTGCGCGACCTCGGCGAGGCCACTGCGGTGGTCCGTCGAATGGTGATTGCTGATCCGGGGCAGCCGCCCGACGAGGCGGAAGCCGCACGGCGGTTGCGTACAGTGGCGCGCCAGGCGAGGCACGAAATCGTGGCGGGTGGTGGCCTCTCCTCAGGCGTCGTTCTCGCGCAAGCACGCTCGGTCATCGTTGACCTGTTCCAGGTGTGCGGGATGAGCCGCATCTCCGCGCTCGCGACGTTGCCGCCCACGGTCCCGCACCCTGCGGTTGAGCCCGATTCAGAATGGGATCCAGACCACAAAGATTGA
- a CDS encoding cation diffusion facilitator family transporter encodes MGSGHGHGHGHGHGMGGVTPGEKPTRARIKRMLIGLAILSVFLVLELTVGLMINSLALIADAGHMLTDVVALLMGLAALTLAHRGSSKPERTFGWHRAEVLTAIANAVLLIGIAVYIFIEAIGRIGAAPDVPGVPLILVALAGLAANVVVLYLLRSGSKESIAMKGAYMEVLADAVSSVGVLVAGVLTLAFGWVYADVVVGVLISIWIVPRAVALARTALRILTQASPATVDVPALEADLRAIPGVENVHDLHVWTLTTGMDVVTVHLTTRADNQAVLRSAKSLLSSYGLEHATVQIDSPGEKEHCEETVTW; translated from the coding sequence ATGGGTTCCGGACACGGACACGGACACGGACACGGTCACGGGATGGGGGGCGTAACACCCGGTGAGAAGCCCACGCGTGCACGGATCAAGCGCATGCTCATTGGGCTAGCGATCCTGAGCGTTTTCCTCGTCCTCGAACTCACCGTCGGCCTCATGATTAACTCGCTCGCGCTCATTGCCGACGCGGGCCATATGCTCACCGATGTCGTCGCACTTCTGATGGGCCTAGCGGCGCTGACCCTTGCGCATCGCGGCAGTAGCAAACCCGAGCGGACCTTCGGCTGGCATCGCGCCGAGGTACTGACCGCGATAGCGAACGCGGTGCTGCTCATCGGCATCGCGGTATACATCTTCATTGAAGCGATTGGACGCATCGGCGCCGCGCCAGACGTGCCCGGTGTGCCGTTGATCCTGGTCGCCCTCGCCGGTCTGGCTGCGAATGTCGTGGTGCTGTATCTGCTGCGCAGCGGATCAAAAGAGAGCATCGCGATGAAGGGCGCCTACATGGAGGTGCTCGCAGATGCAGTGAGCAGTGTTGGCGTGCTCGTCGCCGGCGTGCTCACCCTCGCGTTCGGGTGGGTGTACGCCGATGTCGTCGTCGGCGTGCTCATTTCGATCTGGATCGTGCCACGCGCTGTCGCACTCGCGCGCACCGCGCTACGGATCCTGACACAGGCCTCACCCGCGACGGTCGATGTCCCCGCGCTTGAAGCCGACCTCCGGGCGATTCCAGGTGTCGAAAACGTTCACGACTTGCACGTCTGGACGCTGACGACGGGCATGGACGTAGTTACCGTGCACCTGACGACGCGTGCTGACAACCAAGCGGTGCTCCGCTCAGCGAAAAGCCTTCTCAGCAGCTACGGCCTCGAACACGCGACGGTGCAGATCGACTCTCCAGGCGAAAAAGAGCACTGCGAGGAGACCGTCACATGGTAG